Proteins encoded within one genomic window of Bdellovibrio sp. ArHS:
- the odhB gene encoding 2-oxoglutarate dehydrogenase complex dihydrolipoyllysine-residue succinyltransferase, which yields MKQEIKVPTVGESITEATIGSWTKKSGDFVKRNEVLMLLETDKASVEVVAENDGVLTILPGSEAGAVVKIGATVATLDTDAKPAAGAAAEPAKAETAPSPAPAAPQQAAATGKDASAHLSPAVQRIVTEKNLDPSAIQGTGKDGRLTKGDVLEAQPQAKAAPAAAPAKSAAPQVSAADVMTARGPSKQGDKKLVAMTTIRKRIAEKLKEAQNTAALLTTFNEIDMTKVMELRAKYKDKFKEKYGLNLGFNGFFVKAAVEALKAYPAVNAWITGTDIEYHNYYNIGIAVSTEKGLMVPNVKDADTLSLAGIEMAIRDLATKGRDGKITPNDLGGGTFSITNGGVFGSLLSTPILNYPQSAILGLHKIQDRPMAIDGKVEIRPMMYVALTYDHRIIDGKEAVSFLVKIKELVEDPERLLLEV from the coding sequence ATGAAACAAGAGATTAAAGTTCCTACGGTTGGGGAATCCATCACAGAAGCAACCATCGGTAGCTGGACCAAAAAATCCGGCGACTTTGTAAAGCGCAACGAAGTTTTAATGCTGCTTGAAACAGACAAAGCCAGCGTTGAAGTTGTCGCAGAAAATGACGGTGTCTTGACTATTCTTCCCGGCAGTGAAGCTGGCGCCGTGGTGAAAATCGGGGCGACAGTCGCCACTTTGGATACAGACGCGAAACCTGCGGCCGGAGCCGCTGCAGAACCTGCAAAAGCAGAGACGGCTCCATCCCCAGCACCCGCAGCGCCTCAACAAGCCGCTGCGACTGGTAAAGATGCCTCTGCGCACCTGTCCCCTGCTGTGCAAAGAATTGTGACTGAGAAAAACCTCGATCCTTCGGCTATCCAAGGCACTGGCAAAGACGGTCGCTTGACGAAGGGTGATGTTCTTGAGGCGCAACCTCAAGCGAAGGCGGCTCCAGCAGCCGCTCCGGCTAAATCGGCAGCTCCGCAGGTATCTGCGGCTGACGTTATGACGGCTCGTGGTCCTTCCAAACAAGGTGATAAAAAACTTGTGGCGATGACGACCATTCGCAAACGTATCGCGGAAAAACTAAAAGAAGCACAAAACACCGCAGCTCTTTTAACGACTTTCAACGAAATCGACATGACGAAAGTGATGGAGCTTCGTGCGAAATACAAAGACAAATTCAAGGAAAAATACGGCTTGAATTTGGGCTTCAACGGTTTCTTTGTAAAAGCAGCGGTCGAGGCTTTGAAAGCTTACCCGGCGGTCAATGCCTGGATCACAGGAACAGACATCGAATACCACAACTACTACAACATCGGCATTGCCGTATCGACCGAGAAAGGTCTGATGGTTCCCAACGTGAAAGACGCTGACACTCTTTCATTGGCGGGAATTGAAATGGCGATCCGCGATTTGGCGACGAAAGGTCGTGACGGCAAGATCACTCCGAATGATTTGGGTGGCGGCACCTTCTCCATCACAAATGGGGGTGTATTCGGATCTCTTCTTTCAACACCGATCCTGAATTATCCTCAATCCGCAATCTTGGGCCTTCACAAAATCCAGGACCGCCCGATGGCGATCGATGGCAAAGTGGAAATTCGTCCGATGATGTATGTGGCATTGACGTACGACCATCGCATCATCGACGGCAAAGAGGCCGTCAGCTTCCTGGTGAAAATCAAGGAGCTTGTGGAAGATCCAGAACGTTTGCTTCTGGAAGTCTAA
- a CDS encoding 2-oxoglutarate dehydrogenase E1 component produces MNNNSGINRANLEYIEQLYADFKSNPDSLAVEWRSFFEGVEFAQEGKFGMSDKELAVYQLIQAYRADGHTEANLNPLYAPKDSELLSLKRFGLSEKDLSAKFQVGSLIGKQGATLSDIIAQLKKIYCGTLALQASDASPKEVQWLQTEFETASAGKLSLDDKKNALSSLTKAETLEKFVHTRYVGKKRFSVEGADSILPMMDTLVNKGTGLQVQEVFVGMAHRGRVNILVNFFGKGEEYVFGDFNGPLELAEPVEGFDGDVKYHLGYVSEKKTANGTCKVTMAYNPSHLETVNAVAVGMARAAQDTLGDSTRKKVVPVLIHGDAAFAGQGIVQEVLQMAGVKSHTVGGTIHVILDNQVGFTTNGFDTRSTRYSSDAAKMTFTPVLHVNGDDVESAVRAMDIALRYRQEFGKDVVINLICYRKYGHNEGDEPAFTQPQMYEIIKTHPTVREIYGKKLVAEGSLDQKSVDDLYQKAMDRLQTIFEETKKTPPKLKNFKFEGPWQGLRRATDADFEKPANTKFDINTLKKIGEKIGSFPEGFTPHPKLIKLLETRKNMGAGKDPIDWGMGELLAYGTLLHEGSSVRLTGEDCVRGTFTHRHAGMYDFKTGKAYFPLADLNPKANLLVAESILSEYGVLGFEYGYSNQDPRSLVMWEAQFGDFVNGAQIVIDQYIAAAESKWQQMSGLVMLLPHGYEGQGPEHSSARLERFLQLAAQNNMQVCNLTTPAQIYHALRRQMHRDFRKPLVVMSPKSLLRHPRAVSTLEELANGQFQEVIADTVDKSKVDTVVFVSGKLYYELLEEREKTKKDNIALVRLEQIYPFPAKQVTEVLKSYPKAKTLIWAQEEPKNMGAFQNVYFKFVDVVGKAGMKLGFEYAGRPERSSPATGSTYRHAIEQAEIIKSIFGA; encoded by the coding sequence GTGAACAATAACAGTGGCATCAATCGCGCCAACCTTGAATACATTGAACAGCTTTATGCAGATTTCAAATCCAATCCGGATTCGCTTGCCGTTGAATGGAGAAGTTTCTTTGAGGGAGTCGAGTTTGCTCAAGAAGGCAAATTCGGAATGTCAGACAAAGAGCTCGCGGTTTACCAACTGATTCAAGCTTATCGCGCTGACGGCCACACGGAAGCGAACTTGAATCCTCTTTACGCTCCGAAAGACAGCGAGCTGCTGTCTTTAAAGCGTTTCGGTTTGAGCGAAAAAGATTTATCGGCCAAATTCCAGGTAGGCTCCTTGATCGGCAAACAAGGCGCGACTCTTTCAGACATCATTGCCCAACTTAAAAAAATCTATTGTGGCACTTTGGCTTTGCAGGCTTCCGATGCTTCTCCAAAAGAAGTGCAATGGTTGCAGACAGAGTTTGAAACAGCCAGCGCGGGCAAACTTTCTTTGGATGACAAAAAAAACGCGCTGTCGTCTTTGACGAAAGCAGAGACTTTAGAAAAATTCGTCCACACTCGTTACGTGGGTAAAAAACGTTTCTCTGTCGAGGGCGCTGACTCCATTCTGCCGATGATGGACACGTTGGTGAACAAAGGCACGGGCCTGCAAGTTCAGGAAGTTTTCGTCGGCATGGCACACCGGGGACGCGTGAATATTCTGGTGAACTTCTTCGGTAAAGGTGAAGAGTACGTCTTCGGAGATTTCAACGGTCCGCTGGAATTGGCCGAGCCGGTTGAAGGCTTCGATGGCGACGTCAAATATCATTTGGGTTATGTCTCTGAAAAGAAAACCGCGAATGGCACTTGCAAAGTGACGATGGCTTACAACCCTTCTCACTTAGAAACTGTGAATGCGGTGGCTGTCGGTATGGCGCGCGCAGCACAGGACACTTTGGGTGACAGCACTCGTAAGAAAGTGGTTCCTGTTCTTATCCACGGTGACGCGGCCTTTGCCGGTCAAGGCATCGTGCAGGAAGTTTTGCAAATGGCCGGAGTCAAATCCCACACCGTCGGCGGAACTATTCATGTGATCCTGGACAACCAAGTGGGTTTCACCACCAATGGTTTTGACACCCGCTCCACTCGTTATTCTTCTGACGCTGCAAAAATGACATTCACGCCTGTTCTACACGTAAATGGTGACGATGTCGAAAGCGCCGTGCGCGCGATGGACATCGCTCTTCGTTACCGTCAAGAGTTCGGTAAAGACGTCGTAATCAACTTGATCTGTTACCGTAAGTACGGCCACAACGAAGGTGACGAGCCAGCATTCACCCAACCGCAAATGTACGAGATTATTAAAACTCACCCGACCGTGCGTGAGATCTACGGCAAAAAACTGGTTGCTGAAGGCAGCCTGGATCAGAAGTCCGTCGATGATCTTTACCAAAAAGCGATGGATCGTTTGCAAACCATCTTTGAAGAAACAAAGAAAACGCCGCCGAAACTTAAGAACTTCAAGTTCGAAGGTCCTTGGCAGGGTCTTCGTCGCGCGACAGATGCCGACTTTGAAAAACCGGCAAACACAAAATTTGACATCAACACTCTGAAAAAGATCGGTGAAAAGATCGGCTCTTTCCCCGAGGGCTTCACTCCTCATCCAAAATTGATCAAACTTTTGGAAACCCGTAAAAACATGGGTGCCGGTAAAGATCCTATCGATTGGGGAATGGGCGAGCTTCTGGCTTACGGAACCCTTCTGCATGAGGGCTCCAGTGTTCGTCTGACTGGCGAAGACTGCGTGCGCGGCACCTTCACTCATCGTCATGCGGGTATGTACGATTTCAAAACGGGCAAGGCTTACTTCCCTCTGGCCGATCTGAATCCAAAAGCAAACTTGCTGGTCGCTGAAAGTATTCTTTCTGAATACGGCGTACTGGGTTTTGAATATGGTTACTCGAATCAAGATCCTCGTTCACTGGTGATGTGGGAAGCCCAATTCGGTGACTTCGTTAACGGAGCCCAAATCGTCATTGACCAGTACATCGCGGCCGCCGAATCCAAATGGCAGCAGATGAGTGGTCTTGTGATGCTTCTGCCTCACGGCTACGAAGGGCAAGGTCCAGAGCACTCTTCCGCTCGTCTTGAGCGCTTTTTGCAATTGGCCGCGCAGAACAACATGCAAGTGTGCAACTTAACGACTCCGGCGCAGATTTATCATGCTCTTCGTCGCCAAATGCACCGCGATTTCCGCAAACCTCTCGTCGTGATGTCTCCGAAGTCTTTACTTCGCCATCCGCGTGCGGTTTCAACTTTGGAAGAATTGGCTAACGGCCAATTCCAAGAAGTGATTGCAGACACTGTTGATAAATCCAAAGTGGATACAGTGGTGTTTGTTTCCGGCAAACTTTACTACGAGTTGTTGGAAGAAAGAGAAAAAACGAAAAAGGATAACATCGCTTTGGTTCGTCTCGAGCAGATCTATCCTTTCCCGGCAAAACAAGTCACCGAAGTTTTGAAGTCTTATCCGAAGGCAAAAACTTTGATCTGGGCTCAAGAAGAACCTAAGAACATGGGCGCTTTCCAGAATGTGTACTTCAAGTTTGTCGATGTGGTTGGAAAAGCCGGCATGAAGCTGGGTTTTGAATACGCGGGTCGTCCAGAGAGATCTTCTCCAGCAACAGGCTCTACGTACCGTCACGCGATCGAACAGGCTGAGATCATTAAATCTATTTTTGGCGCTTAA
- the gpmA gene encoding 2,3-diphosphoglycerate-dependent phosphoglycerate mutase, translating to MYKLVLIRHGESVWNQENRFTGWQDVDLSEKGRAEALKGGKALKDKGFSFDVAYTSMLKRAIKTLNFVLDEVDQVWLPVHKDWRLNERHYGALQGLNKAETAARHGEDQVQIWRRSYDVPPPAMDVNDPRHPSHDPRYKDVDPKILPSQESLKDTVARFLPLWNNTIAPTIKSGKNVLIVAHGNSLRALMQHLEGMTPEEIMGVNMPTGIPMMYELDANFKVLKKEFIGDPEEVNAAIAAVANQGKAK from the coding sequence GTGTATAAGTTAGTTCTAATTCGGCACGGTGAGAGTGTGTGGAACCAGGAAAACCGATTTACCGGATGGCAAGACGTTGATCTTTCAGAAAAAGGTCGAGCCGAAGCTCTAAAAGGCGGGAAAGCTCTCAAAGATAAGGGCTTTAGCTTTGATGTCGCCTATACCAGCATGTTGAAAAGAGCGATCAAAACTTTGAACTTCGTTTTGGATGAAGTAGACCAAGTGTGGCTTCCAGTCCACAAAGACTGGCGCTTGAACGAGCGGCATTATGGAGCTCTGCAAGGTCTGAACAAGGCCGAAACTGCGGCTCGTCATGGCGAAGATCAAGTGCAGATTTGGCGACGAAGTTATGATGTTCCGCCTCCCGCAATGGATGTGAACGATCCTCGCCATCCTTCTCACGATCCGCGTTACAAAGACGTCGACCCCAAAATTTTGCCTAGCCAAGAGTCATTGAAAGACACAGTCGCACGCTTTCTGCCTTTGTGGAACAACACGATTGCACCAACAATCAAGTCTGGGAAGAACGTTTTGATCGTGGCGCACGGAAACAGTCTGCGGGCTTTGATGCAGCACCTGGAAGGGATGACTCCTGAAGAAATCATGGGCGTCAACATGCCGACGGGTATTCCGATGATGTATGAGTTGGACGCAAACTTTAAGGTCCTGAAAAAAGAATTTATCGGTGATCCCGAGGAAGTGAACGCCGCCATCGCGGCCGTCGCCAATCAGGGTAAAGCCAAGTAA